A segment of the Sanyastnella coralliicola genome:
CATTCGGGATCTACGGAGGTGGAAACTACAGTTGGACCTACGAAACCATCGCTCCCAAAGTGGGTGTATGGGCTCACACCTACGCCTTTGTCGCTGGAGTGAACGCAGGTGCAGATATGCATTGGTACCCAACAGACAACGGACGGTCACTTATATTCAGACCGAAAGTGGGCATCGGACTGTACAAGTTCTTTATCTATTACGGACGAAACTTTGGAGACCTCTTTGAAGTCGAAGGTGTACACAGAAACAGCATCACCATCACTGGCTACATCACCACTTTCCCTTGGAAACGTTAGTCTTCCATTTTACGAAGGGCAACAGCGTTGATGCAGTAACGAAGTCCACTTGGCGCTGGGCCGTCAGGAAAAACGTGGCCTAAGTGCGCATCACAGGTATTACATACCGTTTCTACCCTTTTCATCCCGAAAGTAGAATCAATATGGTAAGCGACTGCACTTTCTTTGATAGGCTGCGTAAATGAAGGCCATCCCGTGCCGCTTTCAAACTTCACACTCGCATCAAATAGCGGTGTTCCACAACACACGCATTTGTACTTGCCTGGGTCGAACAAGCTGCACATTTCAGAACTAAATGCGCGTTCCGTTCCTTTGAGTCGAGTCACTCTGAACTCTTCAGGAGTCAAGGTCGCTTTCCACTCTTCTTCAGAA
Coding sequences within it:
- the msrB gene encoding peptide-methionine (R)-S-oxide reductase MsrB, encoding MLDWGDVLRFANHGNPTPERRDERSEEEWKATLTPEEFRVTRLKGTERAFSSEMCSLFDPGKYKCVCCGTPLFDASVKFESGTGWPSFTQPIKESAVAYHIDSTFGMKRVETVCNTCDAHLGHVFPDGPAPSGLRYCINAVALRKMED